GCAATTTTATGAAGCCTATTGCGGTGGGATCGAGGAGGATAGAACTGAAACTGTCCCTGCCAAAGCACGCGTGAAAGGTATGGATTGTGAGATAACAAAATGGCCGGAAAATAAAGCCGGCAAAGATTTTGAGTTACGTTGTAAGTAATATATTAAATCAGTAGAACGCCCTGTAGCCTAGGTTGCAGGGCGTTTTTTATGATTTAATATTTTTTACCTTCCGGCCAACGCATATAGCCGTAGAATGTAAATATAGCCTAGGACAACTGGGCAAGCACAACACTTACATTGATGCGACGGTTAGGGTGCATGGTTGCATTTCCTGCCAAACAGGCAAAATGAATTTCTGATTATTTCTAGTATAAGGATGTTGCCATGAAAGCACCTGCTTCTCGTGTGGGATATGCTCATGCTTCCAACCCCGGTTTGTGGGCGCGGTTACGCAATGGGCTGACACGTAAAGATTCAACAATTGACCAACAACACAAACATAGTGCAATGGATGTTCGCCGCGCATTGGGAGCGCATAGCTTTATTCATGCTCCGGGTAAGCCCGTGTGGATGGGGCGTGATTATGAGCGTTTTGCGGATGAAGGATTTATTAAAAATGTAATAGCACATCGTGCGGTAAGCA
This window of the Alphaproteobacteria bacterium genome carries:
- a CDS encoding phage portal protein, whose product is MKAPASRVGYAHASNPGLWARLRNGLTRKDSTIDQQHKHSAMDVRRALGAHSFIHAPGKPVWMGRDYERFADEGFIKNVIAHRAVSIVASGAAHVPWLLYDVRSGKSQPVKAHPVLKLLNRPNPFQGGAELFESIYASRLIAG